One Cricetulus griseus strain 17A/GY chromosome 5, alternate assembly CriGri-PICRH-1.0, whole genome shotgun sequence genomic window carries:
- the LOC100758511 gene encoding peptidyl-prolyl cis-trans isomerase A-like has protein sequence MVNPTVFFDITANGEPWGHVSFELFADKVPKPAENFRALSTGEKGFGYKGSSFHRIIPGFMCQGDDFTRHNGTGRRSIYGEKFEDENFILKHTGPGILSMANAGPNTNGSQFFIYTTKKKNTE, from the coding sequence ATGGTCAATCCCACCGTGTTCTTCGACATCACGGCCAATGGCGAGCCCTGGGGCCACGTCTCCTTCGAGCTATTTGCAGACAAAGTTCCAAAGCCAGCAGAAAACTTTCGAGCTCTgagcactggagagaaaggatttgGATATAAGGGTTCCTCCTTTCACAGAATTATTCCAGGATTCATGTGCCAGGGTGATGACTTCACACGCCATAATGGCACTGGCCGCAGGTCCATCTATGGAGAGAAATTTGAGGATGAGAACTTCATCCTGAAGCATACAGGTCCTGGCATCTTGTCCATGGCAAATGCTGGACCAAACACAAATGGTTCCCAGTTTTTTATctacacaacaaaaaaaaagaacactgagtGA